In Microbacterium sp. AB, a single genomic region encodes these proteins:
- a CDS encoding universal stress protein: protein MTASLVVGYTATPQGADAVALAGRIAEAAGAFVEVVLVVPSDGRSVLTPPDASYDAYVRDQARDWLRDAADILPSGVGRNAHVRTADSSAEGLVAAAREFAASHIVVGAANGGRRGRHRLGSVASELLHSSDVPVVLAPAGSAEDAAPLSRVTAAVGTRPGADVLIDEAAALATAAGVPLRLVSLVTVDLPAGLETAAIRAVGSSHADEVLDAARDQLPAGLAVDAVVADGESIEDAVARLDWLPGEVVLVGSSRLARPRLLFLGSTAAKMLHELPVPLVVVPRTRASGEG, encoded by the coding sequence ATGACCGCCTCGCTCGTCGTCGGCTACACGGCCACGCCGCAGGGCGCGGACGCGGTCGCTCTCGCCGGACGCATCGCCGAAGCCGCCGGAGCATTCGTCGAGGTCGTCCTCGTCGTGCCGTCCGACGGCCGCAGCGTGCTCACGCCGCCCGACGCGTCGTACGACGCGTACGTGCGCGACCAGGCACGCGACTGGCTGCGCGACGCCGCCGACATCCTGCCGTCCGGGGTGGGCCGCAACGCGCACGTGCGCACGGCCGACTCGTCCGCGGAGGGCCTCGTGGCGGCGGCGCGCGAGTTCGCCGCGTCGCACATCGTCGTGGGCGCCGCGAACGGCGGCCGCCGAGGCCGTCATCGCCTCGGCTCGGTCGCGAGCGAGCTCCTGCACTCGTCCGACGTGCCCGTGGTGCTCGCGCCGGCGGGGTCGGCGGAGGACGCCGCACCGCTCTCGCGCGTGACGGCGGCCGTCGGCACGCGCCCGGGCGCCGACGTGCTCATCGACGAGGCGGCCGCGCTCGCGACGGCGGCCGGGGTGCCGTTGCGCCTCGTCTCGCTCGTGACGGTCGACCTGCCCGCGGGCCTGGAGACGGCGGCGATCCGCGCGGTGGGCTCGTCGCACGCGGACGAGGTGCTCGACGCCGCCCGAGACCAGCTGCCGGCGGGTCTCGCCGTCGACGCCGTCGTCGCCGACGGCGAGAGCATCGAGGACGCCGTCGCCCGTCTGGACTGGCTGCCGGGGGAGGTCGTCCTCGTCGGCTCCAGCCGGCTCGCCCGTCCCCGGCTCCTGTTCCTCGGCTCCACGGCGGCGAAGATGCTGCACGAGCTGCCCGTTCCCCTGGTCGTCGTGCCCCGCACGCGGGCGTCGGGAGAGGGCTGA
- a CDS encoding APC family permease, producing the protein MSEEQPVAASDPVTAGISRKGLSTGAVGLLGAVVIGISCIAPAYTFTAAIGPTTSAVGAQVPAIILVGFIPMLLVAFGYRELNREMPDSGTSFTWATRAFGPWVGWMAGWGLVVATILVLSNLAGIAVDFLFLFVAQVTGQDSAAQLAGVTWINIVVCLLFMLGATFVSYRDMQTTQRLQYVLVTFQVLVLLVFAGTAVVQTLSGNAFDPTPFSWSWFDPFAVSSFSAAVAGLSLSIFIFWGWDVTLTMNEETKNPGKTPGRAATLTVLAIVTIYLLLSVGLTMFAGTGDGAYGLGNPEIQSNVFVALSGQIMGPLAFLVSLAVLTSSASSLQSTFVSPARTLLAMGHYGALPPSFGKVGPRFFTPGYATIVASVVASAFYAVMRVVSEDVLWDTILTLGMMICLYYSITAFACVWYFRRQWLDSVRAFFFTFLFPLLGGVILAILFATTLVDSADPAYSESGSNIGGVGLVFLLGMAIIVVGIVVMVWQAVRRPAFFRGETLSRDAPPSRRARR; encoded by the coding sequence ATGTCCGAGGAGCAGCCCGTCGCCGCGTCCGACCCCGTCACCGCCGGCATCTCCCGCAAGGGGCTGAGCACGGGGGCGGTCGGCCTCCTCGGCGCCGTCGTGATCGGCATCTCCTGCATCGCGCCGGCCTACACCTTCACCGCCGCGATCGGCCCCACCACGAGCGCCGTCGGCGCCCAGGTGCCCGCGATCATCCTCGTGGGATTCATCCCGATGCTGCTCGTCGCGTTCGGCTACCGCGAGCTCAACCGCGAGATGCCCGACTCGGGCACGTCGTTCACCTGGGCGACGCGCGCCTTCGGGCCGTGGGTCGGCTGGATGGCCGGATGGGGGCTCGTCGTGGCGACGATCCTCGTGCTCTCGAACCTCGCCGGCATCGCGGTGGACTTCCTCTTCCTGTTCGTCGCGCAGGTCACGGGACAGGACTCGGCGGCGCAGCTCGCGGGCGTGACCTGGATCAACATCGTGGTCTGCCTGCTCTTCATGCTCGGGGCGACGTTCGTCTCATACCGCGACATGCAGACCACGCAGAGGCTCCAGTACGTCCTCGTGACCTTCCAGGTGCTCGTCCTGCTCGTGTTCGCGGGAACGGCCGTCGTCCAGACGCTGAGCGGCAACGCCTTCGATCCGACGCCCTTCTCGTGGTCCTGGTTCGACCCGTTCGCCGTCTCGTCCTTCAGCGCCGCGGTCGCCGGCCTGTCGCTGTCGATCTTCATCTTCTGGGGATGGGACGTCACGCTCACGATGAACGAGGAGACGAAGAACCCCGGCAAGACCCCTGGCCGCGCGGCGACCCTCACCGTCCTCGCCATCGTCACGATCTACCTGCTGCTCTCCGTCGGGCTGACGATGTTCGCGGGCACGGGGGACGGGGCGTACGGGCTGGGGAACCCCGAGATCCAGTCGAACGTCTTCGTCGCCCTCTCCGGGCAGATCATGGGGCCGCTGGCGTTCCTCGTGTCGCTCGCGGTTCTCACCAGCTCCGCGTCCTCGCTGCAGTCGACGTTCGTCTCGCCCGCGCGCACGCTGCTCGCGATGGGCCACTACGGAGCCCTGCCGCCGTCCTTCGGGAAGGTCGGCCCGCGGTTCTTCACCCCCGGCTACGCGACGATCGTCGCCTCCGTGGTGGCGTCGGCGTTCTACGCGGTGATGCGCGTCGTCAGCGAGGACGTGCTCTGGGACACGATCCTGACCCTCGGCATGATGATCTGCCTCTACTACAGCATCACCGCCTTCGCGTGCGTGTGGTACTTCCGCAGGCAGTGGCTGGACTCGGTCCGGGCCTTCTTCTTCACCTTCCTCTTCCCGCTCCTCGGCGGCGTCATCCTCGCGATCCTCTTCGCGACGACCCTCGTGGACAGCGCCGACCCGGCCTACTCTGAGAGCGGGTCGAACATCGGCGGCGTCGGTCTCGTCTTCCTCCTCGGCATGGCGATCATCGTCGTCGGCATCGTCGTGATGGTGTGGCAGGCCGTGCGCCGCCCGGCGTTCTTCCGAGGCGAGACACTCTCCCGAGACGCCCCGCCGAGTCGCCGCGCTCGCCGCTGA
- a CDS encoding NAD-dependent succinate-semialdehyde dehydrogenase, translating to MTNDRESALLAAVPTRLFIGGEWADASAGAAFDVRDPSTNEVIARVADASAEDGTRALDAAVAAQEEWAATAPRTRSDILRRAWELVQERKEDIALLMTLEMGKPLAESRGEVVYGGEFLRWFSEEAVRITGRYGLNPEGTGRMVVSQRPVGPSFFITPWNFPFAMATRKIAPALAAGCTVVVKPPQLTPLTTLFFTQLLAEAGVPAGVVNVVPSASSRRVSAPIISDPRLRKLSFTGSTEVGRQLIAQAAEGVLRVSMELGGNAPFVVFEDADLDKAVEGALAAKFRNIGQACTAANRFIVHASVAEAFAARITERVEAMRIGRGTEDGVAIGPLIDEDAVAKADELVVDATGRGATLLTGGEKLDGPGTFYAPTVLTGVAAGSAILREEIFGPVLAIATFEDEDEAVRLANDTEYGLVSYVYTQDLARGHRMIDRLETGMMGLNAGVVSNAAAPFGGVKQSGVGREGGVEGIHEYLSTKYTLIPND from the coding sequence ATGACGAACGACCGCGAGAGCGCGCTGCTGGCCGCCGTGCCGACCCGTCTCTTCATCGGAGGCGAGTGGGCGGACGCGTCCGCCGGCGCGGCCTTCGACGTGCGCGACCCCTCGACGAACGAGGTGATCGCCCGCGTCGCCGACGCGTCGGCCGAGGACGGCACACGCGCGCTGGACGCCGCCGTGGCGGCGCAGGAGGAGTGGGCGGCCACGGCGCCGCGCACGCGCAGCGACATCCTGCGGCGGGCATGGGAGCTCGTGCAGGAGCGCAAGGAGGACATCGCCCTGCTCATGACGCTCGAGATGGGCAAGCCGCTCGCGGAGTCCCGAGGCGAGGTCGTGTACGGCGGCGAGTTCCTGCGCTGGTTCAGCGAGGAGGCCGTGCGCATCACGGGCCGCTACGGCCTGAACCCCGAGGGAACGGGGCGGATGGTCGTGTCGCAGCGCCCCGTGGGACCGTCGTTCTTCATCACGCCGTGGAACTTCCCCTTCGCGATGGCGACGCGCAAGATCGCCCCCGCGCTCGCGGCCGGCTGCACGGTCGTCGTCAAGCCCCCGCAGCTGACCCCGCTCACGACGCTGTTCTTCACGCAGCTGCTGGCCGAGGCGGGCGTCCCGGCCGGGGTCGTCAACGTCGTCCCCTCGGCGTCGTCGCGGCGCGTGTCGGCGCCCATCATCTCCGACCCGCGCCTGCGCAAGCTGTCGTTCACGGGCTCGACCGAGGTCGGGCGTCAGCTCATCGCGCAGGCCGCCGAGGGCGTGCTGCGCGTGTCGATGGAGCTCGGCGGCAACGCGCCGTTCGTCGTGTTCGAGGACGCCGACCTCGACAAGGCCGTGGAGGGCGCGCTGGCGGCGAAGTTCCGCAACATCGGCCAGGCGTGCACGGCGGCGAACCGCTTCATCGTGCACGCGTCGGTCGCGGAGGCGTTCGCCGCGCGGATCACCGAGCGCGTCGAGGCCATGCGCATCGGCCGCGGCACGGAGGACGGCGTCGCGATCGGCCCGCTCATCGACGAGGACGCCGTGGCGAAGGCCGACGAGCTCGTCGTCGACGCGACCGGCCGCGGCGCGACGCTGCTCACGGGCGGTGAGAAGCTCGACGGACCCGGGACGTTCTACGCACCCACGGTGCTGACGGGCGTCGCCGCGGGCAGCGCCATCCTCCGCGAGGAGATCTTCGGGCCCGTGCTCGCGATCGCGACGTTCGAGGACGAGGACGAGGCCGTCCGCCTCGCGAACGACACGGAGTACGGGCTCGTGTCGTACGTCTACACGCAGGATCTCGCGCGCGGCCACCGCATGATCGACCGGCTGGAGACGGGCATGATGGGCCTCAACGCGGGCGTCGTCTCCAACGCGGCGGCGCCGTTCGGCGGCGTGAAGCAGTCGGGCGTGGGGCGCGAAGGGGGCGTGGAGGGCATCCACGAGTACCTCTCCACGAAGTACACGCTCATCCCGAACGACTGA
- a CDS encoding NAD-dependent succinate-semialdehyde dehydrogenase, which produces MSDYAVVDPATGETVAEYDTFTDAQIDEAVARAASGFAAWSALPADERAAGLRRVAALHRERRESLASTIVREMGKPFAAALGEVDFSADIIEYYADNAGVVTADQPLDILGEGTAVIRRSPLGVLLGIMPWNFPAYQVARFAAPNLANGNAIVLKHAPQCPESAAALEEIFRDAGLPDGAYVNVYATNEQSAAIIADPRVQGVSVTGSERAGSAVAALAGQHLKKVALELGGSDPFIVLSADDLDAVVRAAVDARLDNNGQACNGAKRFIVVDGLYEEFLARFASAMGAAKVGHPLDEDTVLGPLSSLAAAERLQAQIDRAVEQGATLVVGGQRSGAYFPGTVLTDVTPEMDVYREELFGPAGVVHRVADEEEAVRLANDTPFGLGSYVFTTDAEQAQRVADRLEAGMVYVNVVLADSPELPFGGVKRSGTSRELGLLAADEFVNKKLIRVG; this is translated from the coding sequence ATGAGCGACTACGCCGTCGTCGATCCCGCCACGGGGGAGACCGTCGCCGAGTACGACACGTTCACCGACGCGCAGATCGACGAGGCGGTCGCCCGCGCCGCCTCCGGCTTCGCGGCCTGGTCGGCGCTGCCCGCCGACGAGCGGGCCGCGGGCCTCCGGCGCGTCGCCGCGCTGCACCGCGAACGGCGCGAGTCGCTCGCGTCGACGATCGTCCGCGAGATGGGGAAGCCGTTCGCGGCGGCGCTCGGGGAGGTCGACTTCTCGGCCGACATCATCGAGTACTACGCCGACAACGCCGGCGTCGTCACGGCCGACCAGCCGCTCGACATCCTCGGAGAGGGCACGGCCGTCATCCGCCGGTCGCCCCTGGGCGTCCTGCTCGGCATCATGCCGTGGAACTTCCCGGCCTACCAGGTCGCGCGGTTCGCCGCCCCCAACCTCGCGAACGGCAACGCGATCGTCCTCAAGCACGCACCGCAGTGCCCCGAGTCGGCCGCGGCGCTCGAAGAGATCTTCCGCGACGCGGGGCTGCCCGACGGCGCCTACGTCAACGTCTACGCGACGAACGAGCAGTCGGCGGCGATCATCGCCGACCCGCGCGTGCAGGGCGTGTCGGTGACGGGCTCCGAACGCGCGGGGTCGGCCGTCGCGGCGCTCGCGGGCCAGCACCTGAAGAAGGTGGCGCTCGAGCTCGGCGGCTCCGACCCGTTCATCGTGCTGTCCGCCGACGACCTCGACGCGGTCGTGCGGGCGGCCGTCGACGCCCGGCTCGACAACAACGGCCAGGCGTGCAACGGCGCCAAGCGGTTCATCGTCGTGGACGGTCTGTACGAGGAGTTCCTGGCGAGGTTCGCGAGCGCGATGGGCGCGGCGAAGGTCGGCCATCCGCTGGACGAGGACACCGTGCTCGGACCGCTGTCCTCGCTCGCGGCCGCCGAGCGGCTCCAGGCGCAGATCGACCGCGCCGTCGAGCAGGGAGCGACCCTCGTCGTGGGCGGACAGCGGTCCGGGGCGTACTTCCCCGGCACCGTGCTGACGGACGTCACACCCGAGATGGACGTCTACCGCGAGGAGCTCTTCGGCCCCGCGGGCGTCGTCCACCGCGTCGCCGACGAGGAGGAGGCCGTCCGCCTCGCGAACGACACGCCGTTCGGTCTGGGCTCGTACGTCTTCACGACCGATGCCGAGCAGGCCCAGCGCGTGGCCGATCGCCTCGAGGCGGGGATGGTCTACGTCAACGTCGTGCTCGCCGACAGTCCCGAGCTGCCCTTCGGCGGCGTCAAGCGCAGCGGCACGTCGCGCGAGCTGGGCCTGCTCGCCGCGGACGAGTTCGTGAACAAGAAGCTCATCCGCGTCGGCTGA
- a CDS encoding GNAT family N-acetyltransferase, producing MTSVIRPYRPADRAALGDVCVRTADAGGDATGLLSDDGLWPALFFFPYADRHPDLAFTVETDGRAAGYLVCAPDTVAFETWFLDEWWPAHAERFPHPGDATGREADLLRYASGRGRETPPYVAGHPAHLHIDLLPGAQGQGVGRRLIGLLQDALRERGVPGVHLGADPANAGALVFYERLGFTRLPGEGSAVFVRSLR from the coding sequence GTGACGTCGGTCATCCGTCCGTACCGCCCGGCCGACCGCGCCGCGCTCGGCGACGTCTGCGTGCGGACGGCCGACGCCGGCGGCGACGCGACGGGGCTGCTGAGCGACGACGGGCTCTGGCCCGCGCTGTTCTTCTTCCCGTACGCCGATCGCCATCCCGACCTTGCCTTCACGGTCGAGACGGACGGCCGCGCCGCGGGCTACCTCGTGTGCGCGCCCGACACCGTCGCGTTCGAGACGTGGTTCCTCGACGAGTGGTGGCCGGCGCACGCGGAGCGGTTCCCGCACCCCGGCGATGCGACGGGGCGCGAGGCGGATCTGCTGCGCTACGCATCCGGGCGCGGGCGCGAGACGCCGCCGTACGTGGCCGGCCATCCGGCGCATCTCCACATCGACCTGCTGCCCGGAGCGCAGGGCCAGGGCGTCGGGCGCCGCCTCATCGGCCTGCTGCAGGACGCGCTGCGCGAGCGCGGCGTGCCCGGAGTGCACCTCGGCGCCGATCCGGCGAACGCCGGGGCGCTCGTCTTCTACGAGCGGCTCGGCTTCACGCGGCTGCCCGGCGAGGGCTCGGCCGTCTTCGTGCGCTCGCTGCGGTAG
- a CDS encoding sulfite exporter TauE/SafE family protein, which yields MTEVRRRGPRAIVSFVLIGALAGFLSGLFGVGGGTVIVPLLVLLVGFSQRFGAGTSSAAILPTAAVGVVSYATQGQVDWIAGLLIAAGAVVGAQIGVRLLHILSETVLRWIFVGFLVVVIVSLFLIVPSRDAMLVIDGLNGTALVLLGLLTGILSGLIGVGGGIVVVPVLMLLFGVSDLVAKGTSLLMMIPTSISGTVANFRKRNVDFVAAGCVGLAACAMTPLGAWVAHLVDPQLGNVLFAVFLLIIAAQMAQKAITAARTSA from the coding sequence GTGACCGAGGTGCGGCGGCGCGGCCCGAGGGCGATCGTCTCCTTCGTGCTCATCGGAGCGCTCGCCGGGTTCCTCTCGGGTCTGTTCGGCGTCGGAGGCGGCACGGTCATCGTCCCGCTGCTCGTGCTGCTCGTCGGGTTCTCGCAGCGCTTCGGGGCGGGGACGTCGTCGGCGGCCATCCTGCCGACCGCCGCGGTCGGCGTCGTCTCCTACGCGACGCAGGGGCAGGTCGACTGGATCGCCGGGCTCCTCATCGCGGCGGGGGCGGTGGTGGGCGCGCAGATCGGCGTGCGGCTGCTGCACATCCTCTCGGAGACCGTGCTGCGCTGGATCTTCGTGGGCTTCCTCGTCGTCGTCATCGTGAGCCTGTTCCTCATCGTCCCCTCGCGCGACGCCATGCTCGTGATCGACGGGCTCAACGGCACCGCGCTCGTGCTGCTCGGCCTCCTCACGGGCATCCTCTCGGGGCTCATCGGCGTCGGCGGCGGCATCGTCGTCGTCCCCGTGCTCATGCTGCTGTTCGGGGTGAGCGATCTCGTGGCGAAGGGGACGTCGCTGCTCATGATGATCCCGACCTCGATCTCGGGCACCGTCGCGAACTTCCGCAAGCGCAACGTCGACTTCGTCGCGGCCGGCTGCGTCGGTCTCGCCGCCTGCGCGATGACGCCGCTCGGAGCGTGGGTCGCGCACCTCGTCGACCCCCAGCTCGGCAACGTCCTCTTCGCCGTGTTCCTGCTGATCATCGCGGCGCAGATGGCGCAGAAGGCGATCACGGCCGCCCGCACGTCGGCCTGA
- a CDS encoding FBP domain-containing protein — MTPFAERDIRASFLNASRKEASDLSLPADVADRDFTRLDFLGWADPKLPRRAYVVAEIAGGPVGVLLRQAEQRTLTRAQCSWCEDVTLANDVQFFSARKAGAAGRKGDTIGTLVCANFGCNANVRRLPPLAYEGYDREAAREERIQRLRAHVRSFVHGLGA, encoded by the coding sequence ATGACACCGTTCGCCGAGCGCGACATCCGCGCATCGTTCCTCAACGCCTCCCGCAAGGAGGCCTCCGACCTCTCCCTTCCCGCCGACGTCGCCGACCGCGACTTCACGCGCCTCGACTTCCTCGGCTGGGCCGACCCGAAGCTGCCGCGACGCGCGTACGTCGTCGCCGAGATCGCCGGCGGACCCGTCGGCGTGCTGCTGCGTCAGGCGGAGCAGCGCACGCTCACGCGCGCTCAGTGCTCGTGGTGCGAAGACGTGACGCTCGCCAACGACGTGCAGTTCTTCTCCGCACGCAAGGCGGGGGCCGCCGGGCGCAAGGGCGACACGATCGGCACGCTCGTCTGCGCGAACTTCGGCTGCAACGCGAATGTGCGGAGGCTCCCGCCGCTCGCCTACGAGGGATACGACCGCGAGGCCGCGCGCGAGGAGCGCATCCAGCGTCTGCGCGCGCACGTGCGGTCGTTCGTCCACGGGCTCGGCGCCTGA
- a CDS encoding FAS1-like dehydratase domain-containing protein, which produces MPVNPELVGRQFPPTPAYLVGREKVREFARAVFADAPQHSDPEAARALGYADVVAPPTFAMVVQDHTLQQLLHEPGSGIALERTIHAEQRFRYTRPIVAGDELTATLTVTGIRTVGANAMITSDAEIADAAGEHVVTATSVLLVGGEGDEDA; this is translated from the coding sequence GTGCCCGTGAACCCCGAACTCGTCGGACGGCAGTTCCCTCCGACGCCCGCGTACCTGGTCGGTCGCGAGAAGGTGCGCGAGTTCGCGCGCGCCGTCTTCGCCGACGCCCCGCAGCACAGCGACCCGGAGGCCGCCCGCGCACTGGGCTACGCCGACGTCGTGGCGCCGCCGACCTTCGCGATGGTCGTGCAGGACCACACGCTGCAGCAGCTCCTCCACGAGCCCGGCAGCGGCATCGCCCTCGAGCGGACGATCCACGCCGAGCAGCGCTTCCGCTACACCCGGCCCATCGTGGCGGGCGACGAGCTCACCGCGACGCTCACGGTCACGGGCATCCGCACGGTCGGCGCGAACGCCATGATCACGAGCGACGCCGAGATCGCCGACGCCGCGGGGGAGCACGTCGTCACCGCGACGAGCGTGCTGCTCGTCGGCGGAGAGGGGGACGAGGATGCCTGA
- a CDS encoding MaoC family dehydratase: protein MPELTVGDVVAERTVHLTRESLVRYAGASGDFNPIHYRDDVATSVGLPGVLAHGMLTMGLAVGTIAEWLGDAGRILEYGVRFTRPVVVDPETGADVSVSAKIGQLDDDTARVDLTVKHADTTVLGKAQVRVRLA, encoded by the coding sequence ATGCCTGAGCTGACCGTCGGAGACGTCGTCGCCGAGCGCACCGTCCACCTCACGCGCGAGTCGCTCGTGCGGTACGCCGGCGCATCCGGCGACTTCAATCCCATCCACTACCGCGACGACGTCGCGACGTCCGTGGGGCTCCCCGGCGTCCTCGCGCACGGCATGCTCACGATGGGCCTCGCCGTGGGCACGATCGCCGAGTGGCTCGGAGACGCCGGCCGCATCCTCGAGTACGGCGTGCGCTTCACGCGTCCGGTCGTCGTCGATCCCGAGACGGGCGCCGACGTGTCGGTGTCGGCGAAGATCGGCCAGCTCGACGACGACACCGCGCGCGTCGACCTCACCGTGAAGCACGCCGACACGACCGTGCTCGGCAAGGCGCAGGTGCGCGTCCGCCTCGCATGA
- a CDS encoding UDP-N-acetylmuramate dehydrogenase, giving the protein MTAIPLSQLTTLRVGAAPERMVDAHTREELVAALWDVWADGGEWMVLGGGSNLLVGDDPFPGTVVRILTRGVEIAGGAREGFVRVRVEAGQNWDELVAWSVSQGLAGIEAMSGIPGTAGAAPIQNVGAYGQEIVQTLVEVDLVDERTGEVSAVPAGDLGLGPRTSVLKRHGGGAPEREAVVLSLTLELERVGTGERPLHDARLRTAIGLPDGAEISLAGIRDRVLAIRASKGMVLDGPDPDTHSAGSFFQNPILPESVARTLPDDCPRWAVEPDLDPVVVIPLESYDGALPPVVSSRVDVKVPAAWLIEHAGVSKGFRLPHSRAGVSTKHALALTNRGGATGGEVAELARFIQSRVAAEFGIVLQPEPVLVGVEL; this is encoded by the coding sequence ATGACCGCCATCCCGCTGTCGCAGCTCACCACGCTGCGCGTCGGCGCCGCCCCCGAGCGGATGGTCGACGCGCACACCCGCGAGGAGCTCGTCGCAGCCCTCTGGGATGTATGGGCGGACGGCGGCGAGTGGATGGTCCTCGGCGGCGGGTCGAACCTGCTCGTGGGGGACGACCCGTTCCCCGGCACGGTCGTCCGCATCCTGACCCGCGGCGTCGAGATCGCCGGCGGCGCACGCGAGGGCTTCGTGCGCGTGCGCGTCGAGGCCGGGCAGAACTGGGACGAGCTCGTCGCCTGGTCGGTCTCGCAGGGGCTCGCGGGCATCGAGGCGATGTCGGGCATCCCCGGCACGGCCGGGGCGGCGCCCATCCAGAACGTCGGCGCCTACGGGCAGGAGATCGTGCAGACGCTCGTCGAGGTGGACCTCGTCGACGAGCGCACGGGCGAGGTGTCGGCCGTCCCGGCCGGCGACCTCGGGCTCGGGCCGCGCACATCCGTGCTCAAGCGCCACGGCGGCGGCGCGCCCGAGCGGGAGGCCGTCGTCCTCTCGCTCACCCTCGAGCTCGAGCGGGTCGGGACGGGGGAGCGTCCCCTGCACGACGCGCGGCTCCGCACCGCGATCGGCCTGCCCGACGGCGCCGAGATCTCCCTCGCGGGGATCCGCGACCGGGTCCTCGCCATCCGCGCGTCGAAGGGCATGGTCCTCGACGGCCCCGATCCCGATACGCACAGCGCCGGGTCGTTCTTCCAGAACCCGATCCTGCCGGAGTCGGTCGCGCGGACGCTCCCCGACGACTGCCCGCGCTGGGCCGTCGAGCCCGACCTCGACCCCGTCGTCGTCATCCCGCTCGAGTCGTACGACGGGGCCCTGCCGCCCGTCGTCTCGTCGCGCGTCGACGTCAAGGTGCCGGCGGCCTGGCTCATCGAGCACGCCGGCGTCTCGAAGGGCTTCCGGCTGCCGCACTCGCGCGCGGGCGTCTCGACCAAGCACGCGCTCGCCCTCACCAACCGCGGTGGCGCGACCGGCGGCGAGGTCGCCGAGCTCGCCCGGTTCATCCAGAGCCGCGTCGCCGCCGAGTTCGGCATCGTGCTGCAGCCCGAGCCCGTGCTCGTGGGCGTCGAGCTGTAG
- a CDS encoding FadR/GntR family transcriptional regulator has translation MAERVTRTQAVVDGLLDAIIAGRLVAGEPLPPEADLAAELEVSRLTLREGVRLLQAQGVIVPVPGSRHRIAPTAEWTGLDAVVRHARSADARERSSLEMLEMRVMFETGAAELAATRREDDDVVELGASLERMRGAHARGDVAVFVEADLAFHDVIIRAADNRILVASMRPLTSMLEATRSETSAVPQIRAHALAEHASILAAMAEGSAEAAREAMASHMRQTRDDLLTYVHGR, from the coding sequence ATGGCCGAGCGCGTCACGCGGACGCAGGCGGTCGTCGACGGCCTGCTCGACGCGATCATCGCCGGGCGTCTCGTCGCGGGGGAGCCGCTGCCGCCTGAGGCCGATCTCGCCGCGGAGCTCGAGGTGTCCCGCCTGACGCTGCGCGAGGGCGTCCGTCTGCTGCAGGCGCAGGGCGTCATCGTGCCGGTGCCGGGGAGCAGGCACCGGATCGCGCCGACGGCGGAGTGGACGGGTCTCGACGCCGTCGTGCGGCACGCCCGCAGCGCGGACGCACGGGAGCGCTCCTCGCTCGAGATGCTCGAGATGCGCGTGATGTTCGAGACGGGCGCGGCCGAGCTCGCCGCGACGCGTCGAGAGGACGACGACGTCGTCGAGCTCGGAGCCTCGCTGGAGCGGATGCGCGGGGCGCACGCGCGGGGGGACGTCGCGGTGTTCGTGGAGGCGGACCTCGCGTTCCACGACGTCATCATCCGCGCGGCGGACAACCGCATCCTCGTCGCCTCCATGCGGCCGCTGACCTCGATGCTCGAGGCCACGCGGAGCGAGACGAGCGCCGTCCCCCAGATCCGCGCGCACGCGCTGGCCGAGCACGCGTCCATCCTCGCGGCGATGGCGGAGGGGTCCGCGGAGGCGGCACGCGAGGCGATGGCGAGCCATATGCGGCAGACGCGCGACGACCTCCTCACCTACGTGCACGGACGCTGA